The nucleotide window ACTATTGAATATAACCTGTGATTGGCAGTCTGACAAAAATAACGTGGAATATTGTCACCATTGGTCGAATTGATATTTCAAGTGACAATGGGGAAATACATAATCagattaaataaaatgttaattgtACCCCCATTGGTAATTTCTCTTTATTCCACTTGAGGGAGCCAGAAACCCATACTTGTCACCGCAGGCATCGCATTTTAACGCGTTACAAATTGAAAGGTTGGAGAATTTTGCATCTGCATACTATCTTCCCTAACGAATTCGCTTGCCAGGGAGGAGTATTTTTAGAAGTCCTATCAGCTTTCAAATCGCTGTCTGCCCACTAAACTGACCCCATCTGCTcataaaaattcaaatgaatgatcatttgcatttcttttcaAGTCTTCCGTGCATCAGTGGGTCGAACAGTGGTGATAACTTGTTTGCTCTGGATTTTTGCCATTGAGAAAAGCATATGTGAGCCAAGATATAAATAGACAGAGCCTTGTGATCTTCAGCCAAATGTACAGGCATGCCCTCcccttgtttttaaaaaggccaacACTCAGCAATATGGGTGTTAGGGGCTTGACTCTCACAAGCTGCGAGGGCAAAGAGCTCTCACCCCTtgtattaaaatgtcatttcaccCAAGTTGTTTGAAACCACTCATTACACAAGTTGTTGAGTGTATGCAAAGCTGGGGAAGTGTATACATAAATGTGGAGCACATACATACATGAGTGACTGTCGCCCGAATATTAAAACTCTCAGGGCAGTTAACAagttgacacttttgacctttgaccctttgtAGGGCAAGCAACTATTTTTGAAACAGAGACACGCTCTTGTTAAGAGGCAGGCCAATCACAATTGaaagtttatttatatatttattgtatttttatttcatttcttgccattgacaatgatagacatccagGATGGATTGCCTGTAATAGCCATtccattattttaaaataagtagTATTTCATGTAGCATTTATGACTGTGGGAGGACCTATCAGCATTCATACGCGAGCGAAGGAGtgcatagtgtttttttttattattatcttttgttttataaaatgtttgaaataacGTTTGTGAAAAGACTGCAAAGAAAAAGACTTTGTTTGCAGGTATTTTACAAACTTTTACCTCCAAgggcatttcaaatgaaaatggaaaatgtccGCTCTCCAAGTCCAATGGTATTTATGTATTGTGcatatgttttatttcattatttcggCTGAGCAGCCGGAGAAAGCGTTGCTATGCAACTGGGATTTCTAAAGTACTCGCAGTGCAGTGCCATGCAGGGTCACATTTCAATGTGCGTTGGCAGCGCATGATGGACACTAATAGTGCTGTTGGTTTAACTATGTCGCCTGGAACTTTCTCCAGATGAGAAATATTCCAGTTAATGTATAATGTTACTGCAGAAGGAACTACTTCAAACTAGGATTCATCTTATGTTGCATGCCATCCCTTACAAAAGTATTGCATTGGTGACACCTTATCCTGTGTTGCTGGAGACAGAAAACATTGGGGTTGGACTTTAGTATGAAATAGTTAGAAAttctacaaaataaataaataaattcaaataaattaatgtCATAGTAGGGCAGCCCGGCGGgatagggataggctccagcactccccgtggccctagtgagggtaaagcggttcagaaaatgagttgagttGAGTTGAGAATGTCATTGTAAAGTCATATATAGTCTTGCAAGAGCCTGTTTTTTACATACGCAAACTGTCATGGATAAAAATGTGAAGTTATTATTATACTAGTATATACTAACTCCATCATGGTTTCATGGCCTAAAGCACTTCAACTTTCGACCTCCAGAGAAGCTGACTCCATGCAGTCATCCTGGTCTCGGACCAACCTAACCCCATAAAGCGGGTTTGGCTTCCGAAGTATCTCCAGACCACTCGGCGGGTCTTTAATGGGCCTTTGAACCACTGCAACCATTTAAACAGGCAGCGTTTTCCAGGTCACAGCCGCAATAATAAAAACAGGCTAAAAAAGCGGAGTTGAAAGATGGTTTATTTAAGGCAGGGTGTTGTCACGTCTGAGCTGCTGACTCACTCACTAAATGGACCATTTAAATCAGTTTAGGCATTAAAGCAGTCACACAGCTGTACATACAAACAGTGGCTTCCGCTCTAATAAATGCCTCTCCGGTAATAAAGGAACAGCATCAGAAAGCAATTAAGACGTCATATTTTCTTAGGTATGTCTTTCAAAACTGTTCCTGAAAAGTCAGAGGAAGGcaaccattttcattaccaaatgtgtatttgttttctAACTACTTCTACGATCATATTTTGAGGATtagcataaaaaaacacaaaaaaatgaattagctAAATCACCAAAAACAAAGATGTCTTCTCCCCCCATGCCACGAAAGCCTATTTGAGTCGACATTTATCCTGTCTGTTGTTGATTATCAACTGGATACTGACACGAGTCGATTGAATTAAAATCCTGGCTTGTGTTtgaacaaagtttttttttttaatcctgtgTGAGTGGGCTAGAAGCTGAGACACTTTGGGGTGGTTGCCAGGCAACCACTTTCACGGTCCATGTCTGTTATGTGAATTCTGCAAAAATAAATTCCCAAATGAGCTTTTCATTCTAACAAAATTAAACTAGACTCTTTGGATTGACTTTGTATTCCTAAATCatgatccaacacaaacaattTACTATACCATAATGTAGTCCAACAGGTTGTTTGAGGTCTGCGTGTCCAATCAAGACTGCTTTTAGTCTTCTCTACAGTGGGTGCGTGGAGATGTCTGTCACCATAGCAACAACATCACAGGCCGAGCGCAATCTTCtgggaaaaaatgcttttatatgagaaaaaaaacaatcaaatgcaAATAATAGTCTGACTCGAAGAGGACACAGACTGCTGAAATATGTTTTCTATGTTTTATGCTTAAAATAAACACTGATGTGACTCAATGACGATGGATGCAAAATAAACATGCAATTTTACAAGAATCTATCATACATTTGATGTTGCAGCATCTTTCATTTCTACGCCTTTTAAATGTCTAACAAAATAATTCTAACTAAAACAATGAACATGATATGATCATTCCAAAACTTCAGAAGATAATTTAATAGTAGAAATATCAGTCAGTTCATCTGCCCTTTTAACGTGTTAACAGCACAATAtaaattcatgattttaatagaaGGTGTGGGATGGGGGATGCAACCAGCAACATTCTGGGCTGCCGCATTTGCGCTATTCCCTAAAAAGGAGTCAGTCGGCGTGTGTTGACAACAATGTGCCTTGGCAGAGTTTACGCTTATGGGGCCTGAACACTGCGAGGGAAACAGGAAGTAGTGTCTCGTTAAAAGAAAACACCTCATTTAAACCCTGGTGCTTTTATTGGCCACGCACCTCTTATTTTGCATAATTATGAACAGGAGGAGGAAATGTGCGTGTTTTAATCTTTGATAGAAAGCCATGTCCATGTGTGTCGAgaagtagactttttttttaaatatgatacTACTATATGACTGTGTGTATGACTCACAGAGTTTCAATGGGGCAAGTCTGGACATGTCAAGAAGAAAGTAGTAAGTTAGTTTAcactttagagcaagggtgtcaaactcgggctGGTTCATggaccgcattaacgtcaacgccattttagatctaatatctagattttgattttttaaaattggattaaaagaactggatcaaaagccccaaatagtcattttttatagatctaaagcaattttTTGAGCCAGAATGGTTGGGGTCCTTTGTTGTTCCAGTTTGCTAACTAACACGATACTTTGAATCATGAAGATTAATGTTGAAGGATATCAAAGAAAAGATTCAGATAATATTAGGAATTGTTTTAATTTCACTTGCAGCTGCTCGAAGTTTTAGGTCATTGAAACCTTACATGTCTTTGTGGGGTGGTGAAAATGATCGAGGTGAAACGTGCAGTTTAGTGGAGGTCAATTGGACTCATTTATAATCTTTGTGTGATGAAACAATGGGGAGGAGGTGAATACCTTTCACATTATCCATCTATTGTGTGTGCAAGGGGAAAAGGCTTCCAGCCGATTGGCACTCAGCCACGACAACGTAGGCCAGTTTATGCACGGGCATCTGTCACCATCTTGCACACCTGCCAGGGAACACATTACACAGCAAGTTaaaaatatcattcattttcaagaaCACTTAACCAGTTCCGCGTTACAGTGTGGCCATGTCGACGTCAGCAGACTTTGGGAACACCACATTGCAAATGGACaaagaaaaccattcacactatCAATGACAAATGAAGATTTAAGAATGACCTAATGACCCCTGCCCCAAAAATATACCGAGGATTGAACCTTCGATCTCTAAATGTTGAGGCGGAATTTCAAACCATTCTCACCATACcacctaatttaaaaaaaatgccttatctAACCCTCATATAAGTGAATTAGAGATCAATAATAGTCAATTAACAAAAACAACCTTTTTTAAAGTGGCAAAGATAGTCCATTGATACAGTTATTGACATATGGCAATCTTAATAAGAAATGAAAGACTTTATTTCAGAATTTTGGTACAATAAAACAACACgtagagggagagaaaaatagataaataactgAACGGGagtgaaaaaacattaaaaaaaataaacaggaagcaaAAGTCTTTACTGTACAATGACATTGGATGTTTTGCtcttaaatgtcttttttggcATAGAAATAAATAATTGGAAGGCATAACTGACTTAAATGAAGAACGCACAGTCTTAGCCTtagcaaaggaaaaaaatgcaaatatttacacacaagggagatTTAATGATGACTCGCCTCCAAAAGTATTGGAACAGTGAGAGCAAATTCTTTGCAATTTCTGTGGACTCCCGTAAAAGGCtcctgtaattttttttgtgggtttttttgggcAAAAAGTCCTAAAATCAAAACGAAGTGAGTCGTTAGTACCTTGAATTTTAAACAAGGTATCAGGCCgcaattaactcattgcttgccattgacaacaatagaaatCTAATTAGGCGGATTGGCTGTGAATGCTTATTTTTCAACACCATTGAGAGTGCTAGATGTCTAATTCCTTTTAATTATTGGACATTTAGTGCCGTCAATAGCAGTCAATTAGCCCCATAAAATAAGATAATAAGATACACCAAAATAAATTAAGAGAAAATTGCATGAGATAATTGTTGGGAATTATGAGGCAAAGGGTAACAGTCACTCTTCAGACATAAACCCTAAAGAGCacgctttgatttattttgatggCAGAGCGAAAATGCCTTCAGTACAAAGCTCCTCACTGTTCTAACACTTTATTGGACGAGTATAGCAAGAGCACTTGAGCAAAGGAAGCTCACATTTTTGTGATGTTATCAGTTTATTAAAGGCGAAGAAAGGGCAACTCCTTATCTCAAATTGTCTTTTAACACGTCAGATAAACGGCAGTGGAATTTGTAGTCTCAGTATTTATTCAACCACGTTCTGGAAGACTGAATCCTTCCCAATCTGGGTTTTGACACTCCTCGTCTAATTTGGTATTAAATGTGTCCTGCGGGTGCGCTATTGTCGTGGTTATCGGCGTCcttgcacacgcacgcacactccTCGTGGTGTTCTAAGGCCACGTCGGTCATCAGCTTCTGCATGCCACGGCCACCGCTGCGGTGTTTCAGTAGCAGAACctcgaaaaaaataagaaaaaaaacgccagTGAATAAACATGGAGCATTTTATAGACAAGCTGCCATGCTCCCACTACAAATGGGTTGGACGTGTAGAATGTGAACGTAAAATATCATTTTAGAATTAAACGGCTtggcagaaagaaagaaaaaacagctatttaaaaaaaaaagaatcaggtTATCTCTGAAGTGAATTTGACACTAAGAATAATTATGCATTTTATTGTAAAACAAGAGTTACTTCCAAATATTTACAGAATTCTGATGTCATTGCCTTCTATTGACGACAACATGCGTCCGTCATCAATTTGAACTAGTAGGTAGGCAAATCCTGAAATCGTAAGTTCCATTTCACCGGGCCTACCTCGTGATACTTCTTCGCGACCCGAGTGGGCTGGCACCGACAGTCGTAGCAGCGGTGGGCGCAGCAGGCACAGTTCCCGCCACAGCGCCTCACCAGGAGGCAACTGGGCCAGAAAATGGCGTCGGTCCGCTGAAGCTCCTCACGTAGGGACACGGACAGGTTCCGCGGCGTGCAGCTGTAAAGCtgagcttcctcccacatcaggTTGAGGTCAGCTCCTCCTCCGGGGGCACAAAACATGCTGATGAATATCAAGCAATTTATGGGTTTGGTGTTGACAATATACAAAATAATTCAGCTCCCAATAACAATTCTGACACCCAGCTGTGTGGTATTGGCTGATGTTGGTATAGTACCaataacaagtttttttttaaacaaattgtaTATTTTCCTTTAACAATAAATTACTGCATACTCCCTTCATTGCAAAGTAATCTATCTAaacaacatgtgtcaaagtggcggaccgggggccaaatctggccagccgcatcattttgtgtggcccgggaaagtaaatcatgagtgccgactttctgttttaggatcaaattaaaatgaagagtatagatgtatattatatttcctgattttcccccttttaaatcaatagtcattttttaatcattttttctgtttttaggtcaaaaatcattttgtaaaatctaaaaatatatttaaaaagctaaaataaacattgttttagatctataaaaaaacctgaatattcagggattttaatccagttcttttaacccatttataaaaaaaatatctaaatattatatcgaaaatggtctggcccacatgaaatcgagttgacgttaacgcggcccgcgaaccaacccgagtctgacacccctgatctaaacgaATCTAATCTAGGATATCATGGTATGGTCAGATAAGGTGTCTTTTCTACCTCTGTTTTTCTTGTTATGGATGAACGACTTTCCCAGCACGTGCCACGTAGCTTTGTACAAATCATCCATGTCTAGCTGCCAGCGCTCGGGTTCCAGATACTTCATCACCTCTTCCACCGTCCTCAGACCCGACACGGCGGTCGACAGATCCTGAAGATCCTGCTGGGACCGAGGCTCGGCTTCCACTGGGATCTGCGAGGACAATTAAATACTTATATCAGAGATGTCCTGACCCATGTAGTACCTATATTGATAATTGTTCATCG belongs to Stigmatopora argus isolate UIUO_Sarg chromosome 9, RoL_Sarg_1.0, whole genome shotgun sequence and includes:
- the pdgfc gene encoding platelet-derived growth factor C isoform X2 encodes the protein MIPPSFLILLASLLQPSGTETQLSHVSKFLPPGGKEQNGVQESNQEKVIAVSGDGTIHSPDFPRTYPRNIVIVWRLVAANNMRIQLTFDNKFGLEDPEDGICKYDFVELDDPIDGSILGRWCGWQAPPTAHLSKGNQVRVRFVSDEYFPSEPGFLIRYALRPAIPVEAEPRSQQDLQDLSTAVSGLRTVEEVMKYLEPERWQLDMDDLYKATWHVLGKSFIHNKKNRGADLNLMWEEAQLYSCTPRNLSVSLREELQRTDAIFWPSCLLVRRCGGNCACCAHRCYDCRCQPTRVAKKYHEVLLLKHRSGGRGMQKLMTDVALEHHEECACVCKDADNHDNSAPAGHI
- the pdgfc gene encoding platelet-derived growth factor C isoform X1, whose product is MIPPSFLILLASLLQPSGTETQLSHVSKFLPPGGKEQNGVQESNQEKVIAVSGDGTIHSPDFPRTYPRNIVIVWRLVAANNMRIQLTFDNKFGLEDPEDGICKYDFVELDDPIDGSILGRWCGWQAPPTAHLSKGNQVRVRFVSDEYFPSEPGFLIRYALRPAIPVEAEPRSQQDLQDLSTAVSGLRTVEEVMKYLEPERWQLDMDDLYKATWHVLGKSFIHNKKNRGGADLNLMWEEAQLYSCTPRNLSVSLREELQRTDAIFWPSCLLVRRCGGNCACCAHRCYDCRCQPTRVAKKYHEVLLLKHRSGGRGMQKLMTDVALEHHEECACVCKDADNHDNSAPAGHI